The genomic region ATCTCCACGACATCAACATGTTCTCACACCCGTACGTGGTCGGGATTCCCCGCATATGGTGGTCGGCACGGTACGTTCCACGGCACACAGAGCAAGCGATGAGATATATCGAGGCAGACGGGTACCTCCGCGATGGCATAGTGTTCAGACATCCATAAGTAGCACGCGAACCATCTCACCAGCAGGTTGTGGTCATGCGGCGAGTGCATCGAGCGTGGCGTCTACGTCTATGAACTCGACAGTCGCTGGCACGAGTGGGTTGTCACCTCTGTTGCTGACTCATGGGGATAAGCCgaatctcctcggcgtgcgCACTGAAATGACCTTGTCCGCGCGCTGGACGACTTGGCAGGCGAATGTGTACGCCATCAGGACCAAGTTGCACTTGAGATTTCACGGCACTTGATCAAGAGCGTCGCGATGTTTGATACTGAGCTCCCAGGCGTTCGGGGTCGCTCGACAGGAGGCCCGAGACGAGTTTCTCCGGTTTCAATTGCGCTACAAGCAGGTACCCCGTGCGCCGCTGTCCGCACAGCTCAAGGCTGGAATACCACCAATGCAATGGCATGACTCGGCCGCTGTCTCTCACAGTACCGCAGTCGCAAAAACACTCCATATCTTTATCAACTGGGCTGAACAATGACAAGACCGGCCATCTTCGAGCTCTCTTTAGTGCATCCAAGATCGAGTAGTGTATGAAGATTAGCAGGTGGAAGGGGTTTGCCCAGCGTATGTGCACATGACCGTAGACAAGGATTGAGAGATCCTCCAGTCCGCCATCACATGAGCCCAGGTGCAGATCCATCGTAAACCCGAGACCCGTGCATGGCCATCTGGTCTCATGATCGCGACCCGTGACAGCAAAGACAATGGTGGGGGCGTCACATATCGGTGGCGGCAAGGGAGAGCACTGTGGCCCGAGTGGCCCGAGTGGTCGCGACCCGTGACAGCAAAGACAATGGTGGGGGCGTCACATATCGGTGGCGGCAAGGGAGAGCACTGTGGCCCGAGTGGCCCGAGTGGCTCGCCAGTAAATAGTGGCGTAGGACAGCCACAGAGCGACATCATGTGCCCAGCcgtggcgagcgagcggcTTATCGGACCCGCATAAACCCCGGATCGAGCGGTGCATCGCGCATCGCGGATACGGCCCTTGCTTTTGTGAACCGGTGTAAACGAGCGCAGGCTGAAACGCAGCCCGTGCATCGTTCCGGAGGAAATGGAAAAGATCAAGCACAAATAGGCTGGTGGCTGAGCGGTCCAAGCATGGAATTAGCCAGAGCTATCGGATAGAGCAATGGTTGATTGAGGCCCATCTTGGCGAATTTGGCTCATGTTCGGGTCAACTTCGGGGGCGGGGCAGGGCATGCTGGTTTCTGCACCATAGATCCGAGCATTGTTGGAGTCGGACAAGTTTGCATTCCTTCTGATACAACTGTTTCTCCATACCCAGCCTCATTGCGGCGTTGTGGCGTGTACAATTTGTACAAATAAGAGTTTTCACTAACTTAGGATGTAATATGTTTTTTGTGCCAACCAATGGCGCCTAGTCGAGGAACGGGCGTGAGTTCATGCGCTGTGCAACCTCCCATGGGGTCAGGTCCTCGGGGTCGTTGTCGTGGTAGCGCCAGAATGTCTCCATCATGTGGCTCGCAGCCCGGTTGTCAAAACAGGCATGGggactgctgtcagcggAATGTACATGGTGGGAATGCCGACAAGCCACGGTATTGGCCTCGGCATTGACAAGTACTCACCCAAACTCTGACAAAAGCTCAACAGCCGACTGCCGCATCGGGTCGCCTTTCGGGATGTGGAAGCCGGCAATGACTAGCGGCCAGGTCAGCCACACGATGCGGCCGTACATTGCGAGCATCTCCTTGGCAAGCTCGATgatggcgcgcgacgcgctcacgATGCGTGGGTCGGATGAGCTGACGCCAAAGACGACGCGGTGCAGGCGGATCTTGGTCGCGTGGCGGTATGCAATGTTGCCGTACTGCGTGCGCGGGTGGAAGGGCGTAAAGTTGCACGCATTGTCCCAcaccttgagctcggcgagaaggccgttggcctgctcctcgagctcctgctTGTCGGTGAGCATGGTCGTGGGCGCGTTCGTGAGCGTCACAGTGCCGCCAGGAGTTGTGGCAGTAGTGAGGGTTCCGCCCGACTGGATCTCGGCCATGCTACCGTTCTGAGGGAGGCGAGCGGTGGCGCGTGGTGGcagacggaggaggagagaggagacgtgcggctcggcgttgtggtgctcggcgaggacgtaACCCTTCTCGCGAACACGCGATACGAGCGTACATGCGCGAGAGATGAGGTCGACCATGCCGCGCGACATACCAAACATGCGCTCTATGCTCTCCCACTCGTTCTCGTTCATGCTCCagctctcggcctcgaagAACCAAGGCGTGAAAGCATCACGTAGGATCGACggcgcgagctcggtggTCATGCACCCGAACACGTCGCGGATAGCGAGCTGCTCGAACACGAAGCGCGAAGGCGAGAGATGGTCGCGAGGCGAGTCGACAAGGAGCGCCTGGGCGCCGCCCATGCGGCTGATCAGCGACAGCACTTGTGTGATGAGCGAGTGCCATGcttcgtcggcggcgagggacTGGCGTTAGGACAGAGGGCCGCTTATCGGCGAGATAGCCGACTCACGCTTGCAATGATGCAGCTcaggagcgcggcgaggacaagctcgacctcaGTCTTGTCGATGCTCTTTGGGGTTCCGTCAGGGTTCTCTAGTGCGCAgcgcacgagctcgagcacgcgcgGCCGGGTTGTGCGGGTGATGCGCCAGGCACCCTCCTGGTCGTCTGGATTGGAGACGTAGCGCAAGTGCACGGCGCCCACTGCGAGCATTGCCGTCCGAAGGGCGTCTGCCGCTGGAGATACCCTGGTA from Cutaneotrichosporon cavernicola HIS019 DNA, chromosome: 2 harbors:
- a CDS encoding uncharacterized protein (Fungal specific transcription factor domain), with amino-acid sequence MDPFLALFAGDPTTNSTTTTTTIADLTPPTATGSPPEPGGQRSRSGCFTCRRRKVKCDELRPICEKCQIGQRECTWPPDDPVQRRKNRPRKPRTHTVSEPPKRRFKLPFHAPETFVSSLPTTVSSLKGKERQVELIPDILRAEMMMDPSFLQPYFPSVDERLVIRHYLSRTVHIILAFEAPHNPWNPWLTVHAPLAFTHLPGVSPAADALRTAMLAVGAVHLRYVSNPDDQEGAWRITRTTRPRVLELVRCALENPDGTPKSIDKTEVELVLAALLSCIIASSLAADEAWHSLITQVLSLISRMGGAQALLVDSPRDHLSPSRFVFEQLAIRDVFGCMTTELAPSILRDAFTPWFFEAESWSMNENEWESIERMFGMSRGMVDLISRACTLVSRVREKGYVLAEHHNAEPHVSSLLLRLPPRATARLPQNGSMAEIQSGGTLTTATTPGGTVTLTNAPTTMLTDKQELEEQANGLLAELKVWDNACNFTPFHPRTQYGNIAYRHATKIRLHRVVFGVSSSDPRIVSASRAIIELAKEMLAMYGRIVWLTWPLVIAGFHIPKGDPMRQSAVELLSEFGPHACFDNRAASHMMETFWRYHDNDPEDLTPWEVAQRMNSRPFLD